The Vicinamibacterales bacterium genomic interval CATACAAGACGTTGTCCAGCCGCTCGAGTTCAACGGTGCCGTCCACCGAGAGGTCGGGGCGGGCGCCCCGCGGCAACTCACCGGTCAGCTCGATGTCGACGGTGACGGTGCCGTTCTGGGCGGCCGGATCGATGCGGGCCACCTTGCCGGGGATGATTCCGTTCCTGGTGTCCACCTGCGCCACCTGGCCGATGGCGAGGTCGCGGGCCTGGGTCTCGGCGATTCGGAGCTCGGCCTTGAGGCGGTTCGGATCGGCGACGCGGGCGACGTTGGTGCCGGGGGCCACCTGCTGGCCCACCTCGACCGGTACCTGTTCGAGCACGCCGGTCATGCCGGCGCGGACGCGGAGCTGGTCCACCTGCTGGCGGCGGAGGTTGTACAGGGTGCGGAGCTGATCCACGCGGGCCTGCTGGGCGAGGAGCTGGGCGCGCACGCTTTCCTCGGCCACCTCGACGCGCTCCTTCTCGAGGTTCGACCGCGTGTGGAGCGAGTCGGCCCGTACCGTGGACTGCTTGAGGATGAGCGCCGAGACCAGGCCTTCCTTGGCGAGGCCTTCGTTCACCTCGCGCTCGAGCCGCGCCTGCTCGTAGTCGGCGTCGACCGTGGCCGCGATCGACTTCTGGTTGAGCCGCTCCGTCTCGAGCCGGGCCCGCAGGCTCGCCAGGTCCGCTTCCGCCGCGCGCATCTGGTTCTCGGCCTCGAGCAGCTGCTGCTGGAGCTGGGGGTCCGCCAGCTCGAGGATCACCGAGTCGGGCGTGACCTGGGCCCCGGGCCGCAGGATGATGCGCTCGACACGGCCCTGCGTGGCCGACGGGAGCCACCGCCGGGCCTCGTCCACCGGCACGAGCGTGCCGAGTCCCCGCACCTGGCGCAGCATCGAGCCGCGCTTGACCGTGTCCACCCAGACGGTGGCGCGCTCGACGGTGGGCGCGGCCGGCTTCAGGCGGGCGAGCACCACCGACACGCCCGCCACCAGGAGGGCGCCGGCGATGCCGATCATGATCCGCTTCCGCCGCTTCTGCTGGGCTACCGAGGCCGGGCGTTGAATGTCCATGTGCGCGCGTTGCTCCTTAGACGGTGGCCACCCTCACAAGGATGGCGCCTGTGTGGAGATTACCAAACGATGTGCCACGCGTCGTGTCGACCGAACTTATTGATGGAACGAGACTTCAACATCAGGAGTTCCATCGCGTCGTGTCCGGATGTGGGACGTCGCGACCGCGCGTGAACAGCAGCGGCCGAACTCCGCCGTGGACGTCGTGACGGGCGGCGGGACCGAGGCGCCCGCAGGACTAAGACAGGCCCGTGACCTCGCGCCAGAGGTCCGGCTCCGTGACGCCCTCGGTCGCGACGGCCATCACGCGAGTCCCAGCCGTCAGCCCGAGCGCGGCTCGGGCGCCGGCATCGTTGGCGACCTCCAGGAGCGCCCCGACGCCCGCGGCGCCGGACGTCCCGACCGCCAGGGCCGGGTCGCCGCCATCGGGCCGGGCCAGGCGCCGCATGGCCGCGCGGCACGACGCGTCGTCGATTGCCACCGCGCCGTCCACGAGCCCACGCGCGCTGTCGAAGGCCAGCGGCGACACCTCGCCGCACCGCAGGCCGGCCATGATGGTCGTGAGCGGACCGGGCAGGCGCGTCGGACGCCCGGCCCGCATCGACGCCTGCACGCACGCGGCCGCCGCCGGCTCGACGGCGATGAGGCGCGGCCGCGCCTGGCCGAAGCGCCAGGCCGACCAGCTGGCCACGGCCGCCAGGAGCCCGCCGACCCCGGCCTGCACGAGCAGGACGTCCGGTGGACCATCGTCGCCCCACTGCTCTTCGGCGTCGTCCATCACGCGCGTGTAGCCGAGCATGATGTCGCGCGGCACCTGCTCGTACCCCTCATACGACGTGTCGGACACGACGGTCGCGCCGGTTCGCGCGGCGTCGTCGGCCGCGAGGCGGACGGCGTCGTCATAGGTGCCGGCCACGCGGACCACCAGGGCGCCTTCCGAGGCGATCGCGTCGACGCGGGGCACCGTGACGGCGTCGTCGAGATAGATGCGCGCCCGCAGGCCGGCGAGCCGGGCCGCCCGCGCGACGGCTCGACCGTGGTTGCCGGCGCTCGCGCACACGACGGTGTCACCGGCCGTGAGGCCCCCGCGAGACTGGAGTGCCGCCACGGCGAACTCCACGCCCAGGCTCTTGAACGCCGGCAGGCCGAAGCGCGCCGTTTCGTCCTTGACCCAGACCGCTCCGAGGCCCAGGGCCGCCGCCAGGGCCGGCAGACGCTGGAGCGGCGTGGACCCCCCGCGCGTTGAGAAGAAGGCCCGCTGACGGGCATACTCGTCCGCGGTGAAGAGCCCCGGCCGCGACTCGCCGGGCCGCGCGAGCGTGTGCCACGTGGCCATGTGTCGGCGGCAAGTATATCGACCGCGGCTGCCGCGGCCGACCGAAGGAGTGGTCCCACCATGTCCCACGTGCTGGCCCGCGCGGCGGGCGGCGCCGTCAGTCTGCCCGATCCGGCGACGATCATGATCGACAGGGAGGACGGCGGCCAGCTGGTCGT includes:
- a CDS encoding HlyD family efflux transporter periplasmic adaptor subunit, which produces MDIQRPASVAQQKRRKRIMIGIAGALLVAGVSVVLARLKPAAPTVERATVWVDTVKRGSMLRQVRGLGTLVPVDEARRWLPSATQGRVERIILRPGAQVTPDSVILELADPQLQQQLLEAENQMRAAEADLASLRARLETERLNQKSIAATVDADYEQARLEREVNEGLAKEGLVSALILKQSTVRADSLHTRSNLEKERVEVAEESVRAQLLAQQARVDQLRTLYNLRRQQVDQLRVRAGMTGVLEQVPVEVGQQVAPGTNVARVADPNRLKAELRIAETQARDLAIGQVAQVDTRNGIIPGKVARIDPAAQNGTVTVDIELTGELPRGARPDLSVDGTVELERLDNVLYVGRPAFGQENSAVGLFLVDGTTGEATRTQVQLGVSSVNTIEVKGGVKEGDQLVLSDMSAWDAFDRVRLR
- a CDS encoding diaminopropionate ammonia-lyase — protein: MATWHTLARPGESRPGLFTADEYARQRAFFSTRGGSTPLQRLPALAAALGLGAVWVKDETARFGLPAFKSLGVEFAVAALQSRGGLTAGDTVVCASAGNHGRAVARAARLAGLRARIYLDDAVTVPRVDAIASEGALVVRVAGTYDDAVRLAADDAARTGATVVSDTSYEGYEQVPRDIMLGYTRVMDDAEEQWGDDGPPDVLLVQAGVGGLLAAVASWSAWRFGQARPRLIAVEPAAAACVQASMRAGRPTRLPGPLTTIMAGLRCGEVSPLAFDSARGLVDGAVAIDDASCRAAMRRLARPDGGDPALAVGTSGAAGVGALLEVANDAGARAALGLTAGTRVMAVATEGVTEPDLWREVTGLS